In Bradyrhizobium sp. G127, one genomic interval encodes:
- a CDS encoding class II 3-deoxy-7-phosphoheptulonate synthase — MSERWTPDSWRKKPVLQVPEYPDAKALADVEAQLATFPPLVFAGEARNLKKSLARVAAGEAFLLQGGDCAESFAEHGANNIRDFFRVLLQMAVVLTYAGALPVVKVGRIAGQFAKPRSSPTEKINGVELPSYRGDIVNDIAFTPEARTPDPQRQLMAYRQSAATLNLLRAFATGGFANLGSVHQWMLGFLKDSPQSRRYKELADRISDALNFMRACGLDLESHPELRATDFYTSHEALLLGYEQALTRVDSTTGDWYATSGHMIWIGDRTRQLDHGHVEYFRGIKNPIGLKCGPSLKPDELLKLIDVLNPDNEPGRLTLINRFGSDKIDAHLPQLIRAVQREGRVVVWSCDPMHGNTITSTSGYKTRPFDRVLSEVKSFFTIHAAEGTHAGGVHLEMTGQDVTECIGGARAITDEDLNDRYHTVCDPRLNAEQSIDMAFLIAELLKQDRSGKVKPMPAVAGF, encoded by the coding sequence ATGTCCGAGCGGTGGACGCCCGACAGCTGGCGCAAGAAGCCAGTCCTGCAAGTGCCCGAATATCCCGATGCGAAAGCGTTGGCTGATGTCGAGGCGCAGCTTGCGACGTTTCCGCCGCTGGTTTTCGCAGGTGAAGCGCGCAACTTGAAGAAATCGCTGGCGCGGGTCGCGGCCGGTGAAGCCTTCCTGCTGCAGGGTGGCGATTGCGCCGAGAGCTTCGCCGAGCATGGCGCCAACAACATCCGCGATTTCTTCCGGGTGTTGCTGCAGATGGCCGTGGTGCTGACCTATGCCGGTGCATTGCCGGTGGTGAAGGTCGGCCGTATCGCGGGGCAGTTCGCCAAGCCGCGTTCGTCGCCGACGGAAAAGATCAACGGTGTCGAACTGCCGAGCTATCGCGGCGACATCGTCAACGACATCGCTTTCACGCCTGAAGCGCGCACGCCAGATCCGCAGCGCCAGTTGATGGCTTACCGGCAGTCGGCGGCGACGCTGAACCTGTTGCGGGCGTTCGCAACCGGCGGCTTCGCCAATCTCGGCAGTGTGCATCAGTGGATGCTCGGCTTCCTGAAGGATTCGCCGCAGTCGCGCCGTTACAAGGAACTGGCAGACCGCATTTCCGATGCGCTCAATTTCATGCGGGCTTGCGGTCTCGATCTGGAGAGTCATCCGGAACTGCGCGCGACGGATTTCTACACCAGCCACGAAGCGCTGCTGCTTGGCTATGAGCAGGCGCTTACCCGTGTCGATTCCACAACGGGCGACTGGTACGCGACCTCGGGCCACATGATCTGGATCGGCGATCGCACCCGGCAGCTCGATCACGGTCATGTCGAATATTTCCGTGGCATCAAGAATCCGATCGGCCTGAAGTGCGGCCCGTCGCTGAAGCCCGATGAACTGCTCAAGCTGATCGACGTGCTCAACCCCGACAACGAGCCGGGACGCCTTACGCTGATCAACCGCTTCGGTTCGGACAAGATCGACGCTCACCTGCCGCAATTGATCCGCGCTGTGCAGCGCGAGGGACGCGTGGTGGTCTGGTCGTGCGATCCGATGCACGGCAATACCATCACGTCCACGAGCGGCTACAAGACCCGGCCGTTCGACCGCGTGCTGTCCGAAGTCAAATCGTTCTTCACCATTCATGCGGCTGAAGGCACCCATGCCGGCGGTGTCCATCTGGAGATGACCGGGCAGGACGTCACCGAATGCATCGGCGGTGCGCGCGCGATCACCGACGAGGATCTCAATGACCGCTATCACACGGTCTGCGATCCGCGTCTGAACGCCGAGCAGTCGATCGACATGGCTTTCCTGATTGCCGAACTCCTCAAGCAGGATCGTTCCGGCAAGGTGAAGCCGATGCCGGCCGTCGCGGGGTTCTAA
- a CDS encoding NAD+ synthase, translated as MTQSTELTITLAQLNPVVGDVTGNAAKARAARAKATAEGADLLVLPELFVAGYPPEDLVLKPSFQAACRAEVETLARETSDGGPAVLIGTPWVEDGKLYNACALLNAGRIAALRFKVNLPNYGVFDEKRVFARGPVSGPLTIRGVRVGVPICEDTWMEESAEYENVVECLAETGAEILIVPNGSPYTREKNDMRLSVSVARVAESGLPLIYLNQVGGQDELVFDGSSFALNADRSLAFQLPGFVENITTVRWTKSEGGWTCKGPVTPVLDGDRGDYAACVLGLRDYVTKTGFPGVLLGVSGGIDSALCAAIAVDALGADKVRGIMLPFRFTAQESLDDAAKLTGALGIKYDVLPIAPAVQGLEEILKPAFAGRERDVTEENLQARTRGVLLMAISNKFGSMLVTTGNKSEMSVGYATLYGDMNGGYNPIKDIYKTEVFRLSTLRNSWKPDGALGPAGEVIPPNIITRPPTAELRENQTDQDSLPPYDMLDAILERLVEREEPLASIVAEGFDRDIVTRIDRLLNIAEYKRRQAAPGVKVTRKNFGRDRRYPIVNKFRDTGTPPAPPDHSLVTRSVRGSAEAFEG; from the coding sequence ATGACCCAGTCCACTGAACTCACGATCACGCTCGCGCAGCTCAACCCGGTGGTCGGTGACGTGACCGGCAACGCCGCCAAGGCACGCGCTGCGCGTGCAAAGGCGACAGCCGAGGGTGCCGATCTGCTGGTGCTTCCGGAACTGTTCGTCGCCGGTTATCCCCCCGAAGACCTCGTGCTGAAGCCATCCTTTCAGGCGGCGTGCCGCGCGGAGGTCGAAACATTGGCGCGTGAGACCAGTGACGGCGGCCCCGCGGTGCTGATCGGGACGCCGTGGGTCGAGGACGGCAAGCTCTACAACGCCTGCGCCTTGCTTAACGCGGGTCGCATTGCCGCGCTACGTTTCAAGGTGAATCTTCCGAACTACGGCGTGTTCGACGAGAAGCGTGTGTTCGCGCGCGGGCCGGTGTCAGGACCCCTCACGATCCGCGGGGTGCGGGTCGGCGTTCCGATCTGCGAAGACACGTGGATGGAGGAATCGGCCGAGTACGAAAACGTGGTCGAATGCCTTGCGGAGACTGGGGCGGAAATCCTGATCGTGCCGAATGGCTCACCCTATACGCGCGAGAAGAACGACATGCGGCTGTCGGTCTCTGTCGCGCGGGTGGCGGAAAGCGGATTGCCGCTGATCTATCTCAATCAGGTCGGCGGACAGGACGAGCTGGTGTTCGACGGCTCGTCGTTTGCCTTGAATGCGGATCGTTCGCTGGCATTCCAGTTGCCAGGTTTCGTCGAGAACATCACCACCGTGCGTTGGACGAAAAGCGAGGGCGGCTGGACCTGTAAGGGGCCGGTCACACCGGTGCTCGACGGCGACAGGGGTGACTATGCGGCGTGTGTGCTGGGTCTGCGCGATTATGTGACCAAGACCGGTTTTCCGGGCGTGCTCCTTGGCGTCTCGGGCGGCATCGATTCAGCTCTCTGCGCGGCGATCGCCGTGGACGCGCTTGGCGCGGACAAGGTGCGCGGCATCATGCTGCCGTTCCGGTTCACGGCTCAGGAGTCGCTTGATGATGCCGCCAAGCTGACCGGGGCGCTTGGCATCAAGTACGACGTGCTGCCGATTGCGCCCGCCGTGCAAGGTCTTGAAGAGATATTGAAGCCGGCCTTCGCGGGGCGGGAACGCGACGTCACGGAAGAAAATCTGCAGGCCCGCACACGCGGCGTGCTGTTGATGGCTATTTCCAACAAGTTCGGCTCGATGCTGGTGACCACCGGCAACAAGTCGGAGATGTCGGTAGGATATGCCACCCTCTACGGCGACATGAACGGCGGCTACAATCCAATCAAGGACATCTACAAGACAGAGGTGTTCCGGTTGTCCACCTTGCGCAATTCATGGAAGCCGGACGGCGCGCTTGGACCTGCGGGCGAAGTCATTCCGCCGAACATCATCACGCGGCCGCCCACGGCGGAGTTGCGCGAGAACCAGACCGACCAGGACTCGCTGCCGCCTTACGATATGCTCGATGCCATTCTGGAACGGCTGGTGGAGCGTGAGGAGCCACTGGCGTCGATCGTGGCGGAAGGGTTCGACCGCGACATCGTTACGCGTATCGATCGGCTGCTGAACATTGCCGAATACAAACGCCGGCAGGCTGCGCCCGGCGTGAAGGTGACGCGCAAGAACTTCGGCCGCGACCGCCGCTATCCGATCGTCAACAAGTTCCGCGACACAGGAACGCCGCCGGCTCCGCCCGATCATTCGCTGGTGACGCGATCCGTCCGTGGATCGGCTGAGGCTTTCGAAGGCTGA
- the gor gene encoding glutathione-disulfide reductase — MAELDVDLFVIGGGSGGVRAARIAAGYGASVLVAEEYRMGGTCVIRGCVPKKLMVYASHVRHELDDAAGFGWTIPEATFDWATLIANKDKEIARLEAAYAFNVEKAGAKIVKTRAVFEDAHTLRLGTGETVKAKHVLIATGGAPNHGDMIPGIEHVISSNEVFHLPQLPKRIVIQGGGYIALEFACIFAGLGSDVTVVYRGENILRGFDNDVRAHVRKEMEKSGITVLTGCIVTKVEKHGEAFTTHLSSGSSIASDQVMFAVGRHPNIKGLGLEQAGVELNPMNGGIAVDGFSQTNVPHIYAVGDVTHRLNLTPVAIREGHAFADTVFGNRPTRVDHANIPTAVFTQPEVGTVGLTEAEARAQHTHVDIYKTDFRSLKSTMSGSESRVMMKLIVDATTDRILGCHIVGPEAGELIQIVGIAVKMKATKADFDATMAVHPTAAEELVTLRTPSARHVRQAAE; from the coding sequence ATGGCGGAGCTGGATGTTGACCTGTTCGTGATTGGCGGTGGTTCGGGCGGCGTGCGCGCCGCCCGGATCGCAGCCGGATACGGCGCTAGCGTCCTCGTCGCCGAGGAATACCGGATGGGCGGCACTTGCGTGATCCGCGGGTGCGTTCCGAAGAAGCTGATGGTCTATGCGTCCCATGTTCGTCACGAACTGGACGATGCGGCAGGGTTCGGCTGGACCATTCCGGAAGCAACCTTCGACTGGGCGACCCTGATCGCGAACAAAGACAAGGAAATCGCGAGACTGGAAGCGGCCTACGCGTTCAATGTCGAGAAGGCTGGTGCGAAGATCGTCAAGACCCGCGCGGTGTTTGAGGATGCGCATACGCTGCGGCTTGGCACCGGCGAGACAGTCAAGGCGAAACATGTCCTGATCGCGACCGGCGGCGCGCCCAATCATGGCGATATGATTCCCGGCATCGAGCATGTCATCTCGTCCAACGAAGTGTTTCATCTGCCGCAGCTTCCAAAGCGGATCGTGATTCAGGGCGGCGGCTACATCGCGCTGGAATTCGCCTGCATCTTTGCCGGGCTCGGCTCCGATGTCACGGTGGTCTATCGCGGCGAGAATATCCTGCGCGGCTTCGACAACGATGTGCGCGCGCATGTGCGCAAGGAGATGGAGAAGTCCGGCATTACGGTGCTGACCGGCTGTATCGTCACCAAGGTCGAAAAGCACGGCGAGGCTTTCACGACGCATCTGTCGAGCGGATCGAGCATCGCGTCCGATCAGGTCATGTTTGCCGTCGGCCGGCACCCGAATATCAAGGGCCTTGGACTGGAACAGGCCGGTGTTGAGCTGAACCCGATGAATGGCGGTATCGCGGTTGATGGGTTCTCGCAGACCAATGTGCCGCACATCTACGCGGTGGGCGACGTCACGCATCGCCTGAATCTGACTCCCGTCGCCATCCGGGAGGGGCATGCCTTCGCCGACACCGTGTTCGGCAACCGCCCGACTCGGGTCGATCATGCCAATATTCCGACGGCGGTGTTCACGCAGCCCGAGGTCGGCACGGTCGGGCTGACCGAGGCGGAAGCGCGTGCGCAACATACCCATGTCGACATTTACAAGACCGATTTCCGGTCGCTGAAATCGACGATGTCGGGAAGCGAGTCCCGCGTCATGATGAAGCTGATCGTTGATGCAACCACGGATCGTATCCTCGGCTGCCATATCGTCGGGCCGGAGGCGGGCGAACTGATTCAGATTGTCGGCATCGCGGTGAAGATGAAGGCGACCAAGGCGGACTTCGACGCCACCATGGCGGTCCATCCGACCGCGGCGGAAGAGCTTGTGACGCTTCGCACTCCCAGCGCGCGCCACGTCCGGCAGGCGGCCGAATAG
- the moaA gene encoding GTP 3',8-cyclase MoaA: MIDPFGRSISYLRVSVTDRCDLRCFYCMSEDMTFLPKSDLLTLEELDRLCSAFIAKGVRKLRLTGGEPLVRRNVMSLVKSLSRHLDSGALDELTLTTNGSLLEKFAAELKDHGVRRINVSLDTLDATKFREITRWGDLNKVLRGIEAARTAGLKVKVNAVALKNLNEDEIPALMEWAHGKDMDLTLIEVMPMGDIGEGRIDQYLPLSLLRSRLASRYTLTDLPDDTGGPARYVRVAETGGRLGFITPMTHNFCESCNRVRVTCTGTLHTCLGQEDASDLRKPLRASADNDLLSDTIDRAIGLKPKGHDFIIDRRHNRPSVSRHMSVTGG, translated from the coding sequence ATGATCGATCCTTTCGGACGGTCGATTAGCTATCTGCGCGTCTCGGTGACCGACCGCTGCGACCTTCGCTGCTTCTACTGCATGTCGGAGGACATGACGTTTTTGCCGAAGTCCGACCTGCTCACCCTCGAAGAACTCGACCGGCTTTGTTCGGCCTTCATCGCCAAGGGCGTCCGCAAGTTGCGCCTGACCGGCGGCGAACCGCTGGTCCGGCGCAATGTGATGTCGCTGGTGAAGTCCCTGTCGCGCCATCTCGATAGCGGCGCACTCGATGAGCTGACGCTGACCACCAACGGTTCGCTGCTTGAGAAATTCGCCGCCGAACTGAAGGATCATGGCGTCCGCCGCATCAATGTCTCGCTCGACACCCTCGACGCCACAAAGTTCCGCGAAATCACCCGGTGGGGCGATCTCAACAAAGTGCTGCGCGGTATCGAGGCAGCCCGTACTGCCGGCCTCAAGGTCAAAGTCAACGCGGTGGCGCTCAAGAATCTGAACGAGGACGAGATCCCCGCACTGATGGAATGGGCCCATGGCAAGGACATGGATCTGACGCTCATCGAAGTCATGCCAATGGGCGATATTGGTGAAGGCCGGATCGATCAATATTTGCCGCTATCGCTGCTGCGCTCCCGCCTCGCCAGCCGCTACACCCTGACCGATCTGCCTGACGACACTGGCGGGCCGGCTCGTTATGTTCGCGTCGCCGAGACCGGCGGCAGGCTGGGCTTCATCACGCCGATGACCCATAATTTCTGCGAATCCTGCAACCGCGTCCGCGTTACCTGTACCGGCACCCTCCACACCTGCCTCGGCCAGGAAGATGCTTCCGATTTGCGCAAGCCGCTCCGCGCCTCAGCCGACAACGATCTGTTGAGCGACACGATCGACCGCGCCATCGGCCTCAAGCCGAAGGGGCACGACTTCATCATCGACCGCCGCCACAATCGGCCGAGCGTCAGCCGGCACATGAGCGTGACTGGCGGCTGA
- a CDS encoding DUF2059 domain-containing protein, which translates to MKKLLNVLLAAGAALGLMLGSATAQTPAAKPPSAAAIGYAKDILTSKNVSTIYQGAVPGLVQRTKDVLLQSNLNYQKDLNEVAVQVAKDLAGREKEIGEEMARIYATVFTEQELKELAAFYKSPLGTKVIAQEPVAFNQARQYMDQWAQKFGEEINGKFRAEMKKRGKEI; encoded by the coding sequence ATGAAGAAGCTCTTGAACGTGTTGCTGGCGGCCGGTGCGGCGCTGGGCCTGATGCTGGGCAGCGCCACCGCGCAGACGCCGGCTGCGAAACCGCCATCGGCGGCAGCCATCGGCTATGCCAAGGACATTCTGACATCCAAGAATGTCAGCACGATCTATCAGGGCGCAGTCCCGGGCCTCGTGCAACGGACCAAGGACGTGCTGTTGCAGTCCAACCTGAACTACCAGAAGGATCTCAATGAGGTCGCGGTGCAAGTTGCGAAGGATCTCGCCGGCCGCGAAAAGGAAATCGGCGAGGAAATGGCGCGGATTTACGCCACCGTCTTTACCGAGCAGGAGCTGAAGGAGCTTGCCGCGTTCTACAAGTCGCCGCTCGGCACCAAGGTCATTGCGCAGGAGCCGGTGGCATTCAACCAGGCGCGTCAATATATGGACCAGTGGGCGCAGAAGTTCGGCGAAGAAATCAACGGCAAGTTTCGCGCTGAAATGAAGAAGCGCGGCAAAGAGATTTGA
- a CDS encoding diacylglycerol kinase has protein sequence MVRVVLSRMWRATINSRNGLAFAFRSEQAFREELVALVLAVPLAWLIGVTAARTIELVFVVLLLMVVELLNTAIEKLADRLTTDHDPQIGRVKDMGSAAVGVTLLIAGATWLFAIAERMGLI, from the coding sequence ATGGTCCGTGTGGTGCTGTCGCGGATGTGGCGCGCCACCATCAATAGCCGGAACGGATTGGCGTTTGCCTTCCGTTCCGAACAGGCTTTCCGCGAGGAGCTTGTCGCGCTGGTTCTGGCTGTGCCGCTGGCGTGGCTGATTGGCGTCACCGCGGCACGCACGATCGAGCTTGTCTTCGTCGTGCTGCTGCTGATGGTGGTCGAGTTGCTCAATACCGCTATCGAGAAGCTGGCGGATCGTCTGACGACGGACCACGATCCGCAGATTGGCCGCGTCAAGGATATGGGATCGGCCGCGGTTGGCGTGACACTGCTTATTGCCGGCGCCACTTGGCTGTTTGCCATCGCTGAACGCATGGGTCTCATTTGA
- a CDS encoding DUF2865 domain-containing protein → MPNFFHLRWIVASAALVSAAALSHGAVAQGFPPGQQPGGANPICQRLVGQLSAIDSGGVGGDPAKADQIRRYEEAQGRQQSELERVQGQAKRQGCDSSGFFSLFSGQSAQCGPINTQIQQMRSNLDQITTNLERLRGGAGSPDRDNQRRSVLMALAQNNCGPQYAGMLRNSGGGFLENLFGGNSNQGGGPLDNGAASGTYRTVCARSCDGFYFPISFATVPSRFPDDERVCKSLCPASDATLFTYRNPGEDMNQAVSINGQPYSQSPNAFKYRQSFDKSCSCKAVGQTWSDALKNIDDKAAAAQQGDIIVTDESSKRMSQPARGPAAAQKKGAVTAPAGAQPLPTGAAPAAPAADASASGDRPIRSVGPTFIPAR, encoded by the coding sequence TTGCCGAATTTCTTTCATTTGCGATGGATCGTTGCCAGCGCCGCGCTTGTGAGCGCGGCTGCGCTGAGCCATGGCGCGGTTGCACAGGGATTTCCGCCGGGTCAGCAGCCGGGCGGCGCCAATCCGATCTGCCAGCGGCTGGTCGGGCAATTGTCCGCGATCGATTCCGGTGGCGTCGGTGGCGATCCCGCCAAGGCCGACCAGATCCGGCGTTACGAAGAAGCCCAGGGCCGGCAGCAATCCGAGCTTGAGCGTGTGCAAGGACAAGCCAAACGCCAGGGTTGCGACAGCTCGGGATTTTTCTCGCTGTTCAGCGGGCAGTCGGCGCAGTGCGGTCCGATCAACACGCAAATCCAGCAGATGCGCTCGAACCTCGACCAGATCACCACCAATCTTGAGCGGCTGCGCGGCGGTGCGGGCAGCCCCGATCGTGACAACCAGCGCCGCTCGGTTCTGATGGCCCTCGCGCAGAACAATTGCGGTCCGCAATATGCCGGCATGCTGCGCAACAGCGGCGGCGGTTTCCTCGAAAACCTGTTCGGCGGCAACAGCAACCAAGGCGGCGGACCGCTCGACAACGGAGCCGCGTCCGGCACCTATCGTACCGTCTGCGCGAGAAGCTGCGACGGTTTCTACTTCCCGATTTCCTTCGCCACCGTGCCGAGCCGCTTTCCGGATGACGAGCGGGTCTGCAAGAGCCTCTGCCCGGCCTCGGATGCAACGCTGTTCACCTATCGTAATCCCGGCGAAGACATGAATCAGGCGGTCTCGATCAACGGCCAGCCCTATTCACAGTCACCCAACGCATTCAAATATCGGCAGAGCTTCGACAAGTCGTGCAGCTGCAAGGCGGTCGGGCAGACATGGTCCGACGCACTGAAGAACATCGACGACAAGGCCGCCGCCGCGCAGCAGGGCGACATCATCGTGACCGACGAGAGTTCGAAACGCATGTCACAGCCTGCCCGCGGGCCTGCGGCGGCACAGAAGAAGGGCGCTGTGACAGCCCCTGCCGGTGCACAACCGTTGCCGACCGGCGCAGCCCCTGCGGCACCGGCGGCAGATGCCTCTGCCTCCGGCGACAGACCGATCCGTTCGGTCGGCCCGACATTCATTCCGGCGAGATAA
- a CDS encoding HAD-IA family hydrolase, translated as MTSSPLIVFDLDGTLVDTAPDLVSALNFVLQREGLPLVPMASARTMIGAGARKLIERGLELDDRTMSARDIDRLTQDFIGYYKAHIADASRPFDGLFAALDDLEGRGFRFAVCTNKLEGLSKLLLDKLGMTKRFAAICGADTFGVSKPDPAILRQTIAQAGGEVSASIMVGDAGPDVGVARRAGIPVIGVEFGYTEIPIADLKPDIVIGHMRELPGAIDNLRLRSLR; from the coding sequence ATGACATCCTCTCCTCTGATCGTTTTCGATCTCGACGGCACGCTGGTGGATACCGCGCCCGATCTGGTCAGCGCGCTGAACTTCGTACTTCAGCGCGAAGGATTGCCGCTGGTCCCGATGGCGTCGGCGCGCACCATGATCGGCGCCGGTGCACGCAAGCTGATCGAGCGTGGACTGGAATTGGACGACCGCACTATGAGCGCGCGGGACATCGATCGGCTCACCCAGGATTTCATCGGCTACTACAAGGCCCACATCGCCGACGCCTCGCGTCCGTTCGACGGGCTGTTTGCAGCGCTCGACGATCTGGAAGGCCGCGGATTCAGATTCGCGGTCTGCACCAACAAGCTGGAGGGGCTTTCGAAACTCCTGCTCGACAAGCTCGGCATGACCAAGCGGTTTGCCGCGATCTGCGGCGCCGACACGTTCGGTGTCTCGAAACCCGACCCCGCCATTCTTCGCCAGACCATCGCACAGGCCGGAGGCGAAGTTTCCGCGTCGATCATGGTCGGCGATGCCGGCCCCGATGTCGGGGTCGCACGGCGCGCCGGCATCCCGGTGATCGGAGTTGAGTTCGGCTATACCGAGATTCCCATTGCAGACCTGAAGCCGGATATCGTCATTGGTCATATGCGCGAATTGCCGGGCGCGATCGACAACTTGAGGCTTCGGTCTTTACGATAA
- the rpiA gene encoding ribose-5-phosphate isomerase RpiA, whose amino-acid sequence MSMDDLKRQAAARALEQVRDGMKLGLGTGSTAKHFVELLGERVRGGLKVIGVPTSEATRADAERCGVPLTTLDQVDRLDLTVDGADEIDPNLELIKGGGGALLREKIVAAASDRMIVIADETKWVQTLGRFPLPIEVIPFGLGATRRAIEMVFAENGVSGQMDVRKAKDGHAFVTDGGHWIVDAHLGQIPDSPRLAAALNSIPGVVEHGLFIGLARAAVLAGPQGIRVVERPSRRN is encoded by the coding sequence ATGTCGATGGACGATCTGAAAAGACAGGCGGCGGCGCGCGCTCTCGAACAGGTGCGCGACGGCATGAAACTCGGACTCGGTACGGGGTCCACGGCCAAGCATTTCGTTGAGCTGCTCGGCGAGCGCGTGCGCGGAGGATTGAAAGTCATCGGTGTGCCGACGTCTGAAGCGACGCGCGCCGATGCCGAGCGTTGCGGCGTGCCGCTGACGACGCTCGACCAGGTCGACCGGCTCGACCTCACGGTGGACGGCGCCGACGAAATCGATCCCAATCTCGAACTCATCAAGGGCGGGGGCGGGGCGCTGCTGCGCGAAAAGATTGTCGCGGCGGCTTCGGACCGGATGATCGTGATCGCCGACGAGACCAAGTGGGTTCAGACGCTGGGGCGTTTTCCACTTCCGATCGAAGTCATTCCGTTCGGTCTCGGCGCCACCCGCCGCGCCATTGAGATGGTCTTTGCGGAAAATGGCGTTTCCGGGCAAATGGATGTCCGCAAGGCCAAGGACGGCCATGCTTTTGTCACCGATGGCGGCCACTGGATTGTAGATGCTCACCTTGGGCAAATACCGGATTCCCCCAGACTGGCGGCGGCATTGAATTCAATTCCGGGCGTGGTGGAGCATGGCTTGTTTATCGGTCTGGCGCGCGCCGCTGTGCTGGCCGGACCGCAGGGTATTCGTGTTGTTGAGCGGCCATCGCGCCGCAATTGA